A region of bacterium DNA encodes the following proteins:
- a CDS encoding DUF503 domain-containing protein, protein MIIGSCKITIHIPNSQSLKYKRYVLKGLIDRVKNRFNVSIAEIDSLDLWRKATLGIVCVNTGCRHANETLAKVVNLIEKNLSEGYIIDYEIEIL, encoded by the coding sequence ATGATTATTGGCAGTTGTAAAATCACCATACATATTCCAAATAGCCAATCTTTAAAATATAAACGGTATGTCTTGAAAGGACTTATCGACCGGGTAAAAAACAGATTTAATGTGTCTATTGCGGAGATAGACTCATTGGATTTGTGGCGAAAGGCAACATTAGGGATAGTGTGTGTCAATACGGGCTGTCGTCATGCGAATGAAACTTTGGCTAAGGTGGTTAATTTAATTGAAAAGAACCTGAGTGAAGGATATATTATTGATTATGAGATAGAGATTCTATAA